One segment of Clavelina lepadiformis chromosome 2, kaClaLepa1.1, whole genome shotgun sequence DNA contains the following:
- the LOC143447155 gene encoding uncharacterized protein LOC143447155, whose amino-acid sequence MQGQIRDCAKALLILIFALCDVNCNGVVLEGNFLVTDKYPKGFTGRIQFPATRSFEHGWLLNITFDIPVLNFQVYEGDVIGVHPANQQFIVQHLDYNKAIYRDATGVRNFFCQGAVDSSPSATVWFIPLADEYESVHDALARAQASGITGDNPPPASNTPPSLAIQPNVVSSLTNPPEVPSNTTFEPWWPPVFEPITESTASTPVQPTSQTTTTTQPNLGALNLRYNLREVITKSLLFFEAQRSGLLPPNNRIKWRSHSALSDGSDRQIDLAGGYYIDGGFIKYGFPMAFSTTMLSWGVLEFRNAYLASHQMTEVLQAIKWATDYFIKCHLSPFELVGQISTTEVDNAYWGRPEDFKGFRQSFVINQEKPGSDLAAETAAAMAATALVFNSTNATYANSLIRHATELLDFAERYRGSYHESIQDAAISYKSWSGYWDELAWASLWLYKATGQKNYLERAKDRLEGNPDKSEVVAFNWDDKRAGALLLLSQITGHTDYTYPLTDFCDYMLPGRGAPYTPRGLVYIDEWGPNRHAANVGVICALAANLGIRSDIYRRFAHGQLAYMLGDGGRSYVVDFGTDPPTRPYHRASSCPNLPAPCSWDDKGADKPNPQILTGALIAGPDKWDSFDDDRDDYKHNAVGLDYNAGLQTLAAAILYLQVTGETFSEPNPEELNAAVSQTFSIKHDYAEVIRKSLLFYEAQRSGQLPPDNRISWRRSAFVKDVGDNGEDLSGGYFDAGDYVKFNFPMAFATTVLSWSVTSYKEAYVGAGELENAKLAIKWATDYFVKCHVSKYELYGQVGNGVIDHSHWKAPEDMESVERPAYKITRTSPGTELAAETAAAMAAASLVFNETDPDYANLLLGHALDLYDFASHHREQYHRSIKDAAKFYRSVSGYEDEMIWALVWLHIATKDPYYLSDAEDKYKEFNMVHERPGSFTWDNKIAGVQLLLAQTTKKQNYRKAVERFCDQFLPENGHKYTPRGLVFIDEWAPLRHAAAVSYICLNAANDDIRPDVYRKFAKRQIHYMLGDSGLGSFVVGYGPNPPKRPHHRASSCPTPPESCGFNYLRTSRINVHQLVGALVGGPDQNDMFVDDRTNVKSNEVALDYNAGFQAAVVALKYLEMYPPVTATVSTTATASVEPKDKDEMVTQPLSSIDSDNFGWLYEDFDISDESNVTNRNNVISPPTTTNPPKVSGSSESENERRNCEVVAVTDVFQDCYKVLEATPAKYIQCRWNAFVRCVNLSVGHCRLVWDLFKIWNSIPDKPYFSEQGQKCLNLTTTAKPEDLLHVQNVTATAMSTIVTTNLPKQSLEITAPGKETTTPKHDLHTRISNTTSTQFETVPGSDEIVSTTPADSIVTGITTSNEDKKVETEISETTYRNKLKADDTFPIVSNESRRTDVITTNSSSLNASSPTLGTSIEKHQCLKEDITYTFTECYIKSKQKDRDNVDEKKPSCRWITFKACYMKYVGHCHNVSSYWHDWNTGSTRQRFTEDDLACGMNPVPSTTTTTATTVQTRIRFTTTLASYPNVNLSIEGCRQFEVFQFCAINKNLYTRHVASKTYKCRYNAFKDCARKQGVACTHMWSQWDYWNTQLASNDLYFSVDDVRCEEEDEVAIRTCSTTGLAMTFSKCYETSKITHETALKLEKKSCRWKQFEDCYNGVIGHCPNVFYSWRAWDHTLAKGRHFTEKERTCGSANNILSHMWTLVTSILFIIFFLYKF is encoded by the exons GGCTGCTCAATATAACCTTTGACATACCggttctaaattttcag GTTTACGAAGGAGATGTGATTGGTGTTCATCCAGCCAACCAACAGTTCATCGTTCAACATCTTGATTACAACAAGGCCATCTACAGGGACGCAACTGGCGTGAGGAACTTTTTCTGCCAAGGAG CGGTTGATTCAAGCCCTTCAGCCACCGTTTGGTTCATCCCTCTGGCGGACGAGTATGAAAGTGTGCATGACGCTTTGGCTAGAGCCCAAGCTAGTGGAATAACTGGAGATAATCCGCCACCTGCTTCTAATACTCCTCC ATCTCTGGCAATTCAACCTAATGTGGTATCATCGTTGACAAATCCTCCTGAAGTGCCTTCAAACACCACATTTGAACCTTGGTGGCCACCCGTGTTTGAACCAATCACTGAGTCGACTGCCTCTACTCCAGTGCAGCCTACCTCACA GACAACCACGACCACTCAACCCAACCTTGGTGCACTTAACTTGCGATATAATCTGCGGGAGGTTATCACAAAGTCTTTGCTTTTCTTTGAAGCCCAAAGATCCGGTCTTCTTCCTCCTAATAATCGAATTAAATGGAGATCACACTCAGCTCTTAGTGATGGTTCCGATCGACAAATAGATCTCGCTGGTGGCTATTACATAG ACGGTGGATTTATAAAATATGGATTTCCGATGGCGTTTTCAACCACCATGTTGTCATGGGGAGTACTGGAGTTTAGGAACGCATATCTTGCCTCGCATCAGATGACGGAAGTGTTGCAAGCTATTAAGTGGGCCACTGACTACTTTATAAAATGTCATCTGTCTCCGTTTGAATTAGTAGGACAG ATTTCTACAACTGAAGTGGATAATGCTTACTGGGGTCGTCCAGAAGACTTCAAAGGATTTCGTCAATCGTTTGTCATAAATCAAGAAAAACCTGGATCCGACCTGGCAGCCGAGACAGCCGCGGCAATGGCAGCTACCGCTTTAGTATTCAATAGCACCAATGCAACTTACGCTAA TTCCCTTATACGTCATGCTACGGAATTACTTGACTTTGCCGAAAGATACCGGGGTTCATACCATGAGAGTATTCAAGATGCAGCAATATCATACAA ATCCTGGAGTGGGTATTGGGATGAACTGGCTTGGGCTTCCTTATGGCTCTACAAAGCCACTGGGCAGAAGAATTACCTTGAAAGGGCAAAAGATCGTTTGGAAGGCAACCCGGATAAATCGGAAGTGGTTGCGTTTAACTGGGATGATAAAAGAGCTGGAGCGTTACTGCTGTTATCGCAGATAACCGGACA TACGGATTACACATATCCCCTTACGGACTTTTGCGACTACATGTTGCCCGGAAGAGGAGCTCCTTACACTCCAAGAGGCCTTGTATATATCGATGAGTGGGGTCCAAATCGACATGCAGCGAATGTTGGAGTGATATGCGCACTGGCAGCAAATCTTGGCATTCGATCTGACATATACAGAAGATTTGCGCATGGACAGTTGGCATACATGCTTG GTGATGGTGGTAGAAGCTACGTAGTAGATTTCGGAACAGATCCTCCTACTCGTCCATATCATCGAGCCAGCTCATGTCCGAATCTTCCTGCTCCTTGCTCATGGGATGATAAAGGAGCGGACAAACCTAATCCCCAGATTTTAACAGGAGCATTAATTGCAGGACCAGACAA ATGGGATTCTTTTGATGACGATCGTGATGATTATAAACATAATGCTGTCGGCTTAGACTACAATGCTGGATTGCAAACTTTAGCTGCTGCGATTTTATATCTCCAG GTTACCGGTGAAACATTCTCCGAACCGAACCCGGAGGAATTAAATGCCGCagtttctcaaacattttcCATTAAACATGACTACGCAGAAGTCATAAGAAAATCTCTCCTGTTCTACGAAGCCCAACGATCAGGACAACTTCCCCCGGATAACAGAATCTCATGGAGACGTTCTGCTTTTGTAAAAGACGTTGGAGACAATGGAGAAGACTTGAG TGGCGGATACTTTGATGCTGGAGATTAcgttaaatttaactttccgATGGCTTTTGCAACCACTGTTCTATCATGGAGTGTCACGTCATACAAGGAGGCCTACGTTGGTGCAGGAGAACTAGAGAATGCAAAACTAGCAATAAAATGGGCCACAGATTATTTCGTGAAATGCCATGTCAGCAAGTATGAACTGTATGGACAG GTTGGAAATGGCGTTATTGATCACAGCCATTGGAAAGCGCCAGAAGATATGGAGTCGGTGGAGAGGCCAGCATATAAAATCACAAGAACTTCGCCGGGTACAGAACTAGCAGCAGAAACTGCGGCAGCAATGGCTGCTGCTTCTCTTGTGTTCAACGAAACCGATCCAGACTACGCTAATCTTCTTCTTGGTCATGCATTGGATTTATACGATTTTGCCAGCCATCACCGGGAACAGTATCATAG ATCAATTAAAGATGCGGCTAAATTTTATCGCTCAGTATCCGGCTACGAAGACGAGATGATATGGGCTTTGGTTTGGCTGCATATTGCTACGAAAGACCCATATTATTTATCAGACGCTGAG GATaaatacaaagaattcaaCATGGTGCATGAGCGTCCTGGTTCCTTTACTTGGGATAACAAGATAGCTGGAGTCCAACTTCTGCTAGCGCAGACAACAAAGAAGCAGAACTATAGGAAAGCAGTTGAGAGATTCTGTGACCAATTTCTTCCAGAAAATGGCCATAA GTATACACCACGAGGTCTAGTCTTTATTGATGAATGGGCCCCTCTACGCCACGCAGCAGCTGTCTCTTACATCTGTTTGAACGCAGCAAATGACGACATCAGACCAGACGTTTACCGAAAGTTTGCCAAGCGCCAGATCCACTACATGCTTGGTGATTCAGGCTTGGGCAGTTTTGTAGTAGGATATGGACCCAATCCACCCAAACGTCCGCATCATAG AGCAAGTTCCTGCCCCACTCCGCCGGAGTCTTGCGGGTTTAACTATCTGCGGACATCGAGGATCAATGTTCATCAACTGGTTGGTGCATTGGTTGGCGGTCCGGACCAGAACGATATGTTTGTAGATGACAGAACTAATGTCAA GAGTAATGAAGTTGCATTGGACTATAACGCTGGATTCCAAGCAGCGGTAGtggctttaaaatatttagaaatGTATCCACCAGTTACTGCAACGGTATCCACAACCGCTACAGCCTCTGTGGAACCGAAAGACAAGGACGAGATGGTAACTCAGCCTTTGTCGAGCATTGATTCGGACAACTTTGGTTGGCTTTACGAGGATTTTGATATTAGTGATGAGTCCAATGTCACGAACCGTAATAATGTAATATCACCACCAACCACGACAAATCCTCCTAAAGTGTCTGGTAGCAGTGAAAGCGAAAACg AGCGACGAAATTGTGAGGTAGTTGCAGTAACTGATGTTTTTCAAGATTGTTACAAAGTGTTAGAGGCAACGCCTGCAAAATACATCCAGTGCAG GTGGAACGCATTTGTACGATGCGTGAACCTTTCCGTCGGCCATTGCCGCCTGGTGTGggatttatttaaaatatggaACTCTATCCCTGATAAACCGTATTTCAGTGAACAAGGACAGAAGTGCTTGAACCTCACCACTACCGCCAAACCTGAGGATCTATTACATGTACAGAACGTTACCGCGACTGCCATGTCCACTATTGTGACAACTAATCTTCCAAAACAATCATTGGAAATTACCGCACCCGGCAAGGAAACCACTACTCCCAAACACGACTTGCACACACGAATTTCAAATACAACATCTACCCAATTTGAAACTGTTCCGGGGAGTGACGAAATAGTTTCTACTACACCTGCAGATAGTATCGTCACCGGAATAACGACATCCAATGAGGacaaaaaagttgaaactGAGATATCAGAAACCACTTACAGAAATAAATTGAAGGCAGACGATACATTTCCTATTGTTTCAAATGAAAGTCGCCGCACCGACGTGATAACAACCAACAGCTCTTCTTTAAATGCGTCTTCTCCAACGCTCGGAACTTCTA TTGAAAAGCACCAATGTCTGAAAGAAGATATAACTTACACCTTTACGGAATGTTACATAAAATCCAAGCAAAAGGATCGGGATAATGTAGATGAAAAGAAACCGAGCTGCAG ATGGATAACATTTAAGGCTTGCTACATGAAATACGTGGGTCATTGCCATAACGTTTCAAGTTATTGGCATGACTGGAACACTGGGTCAACTCGACAGCGATTTACCGAAGATGACCTTGCGTGTGGCATGAATCCCGTACCCTCTACCACTACAACTACCGCTACAACTGTGCAAACCAGAATACGTTTTACCACCACATTGGCTTCTTATCCTAACGTCAATCTTTCAA tTGAAGGATGTCGACAGTTTGAAGTTTTCCAGTTTTGTGCTATCAATAAAAACCTATACACAAGGCATGTCGCAAGCAAAACTTACAAGTGCAGATACAACGCATTTAAG GACTGCGCGAGAAAGCAGGGTGTGGCGTGCACGCACATGTGGTCTCAATGGGATTACTGGAATACACAGCTTGCAAGTAATGACCTGTATTTTTCTGTGGATGATGTCAGATGCGAAGAAGAAGATGAAG TGGCAATACGAACATGTTCTACAACAGGCCTCGCAATGACGTTTTCGAAGTGCTACGAGACATCAAAAATAACACACGAAACAGCGCTCAAGCTGGAAAAGAAGAGTTGTCG GTGGAAGCAGTTTGAAGACTGCTACAACGGTGTCATCGGTCATTGCCCAAATGTTTTTTACTCTTGGCGGGCATGGGATCACACCTTGGCCAAAGGGAGGCATTTTACGGAAAAAGAACGCACGTGTGGATCAGCAAACAACATTTTGAGTCATATGTGGACTTTAGTCACTTCGAttttgttcattatttttttcttatacAAGTTTTGA